One part of the Dermacentor andersoni chromosome 2, qqDerAnde1_hic_scaffold, whole genome shotgun sequence genome encodes these proteins:
- the LOC126540989 gene encoding solute carrier family 22 member 7-like — protein MTSQKRGAAPLASYSFGENVSGPNPVHLLRGADRDEEVPLGDGRFQKQVLMASMLAGTTFLLHMVSFRLTTRIMDHWCRPPEAFANLSVEEWRNLATPIEKDGSRSHCARREPPDGGSKAYIVSCEAWDFDYAPYGNNIVSEWRLVCDRRWLIELAVLTYMVAGVIALPVAGVIADRIGRKAVINVSLAALLVAGFTTSLANSYLLFVALRIVVSVTSNSLWLAQYSVLYEVSTPANRDYYCFLSMAAASVAMPLCVLGISRIRLAWDATHLVLMVPTTMLAAVLSTVRDESPAWLLTTMDTREAERVALKATRMNNADTDFCRTWFASEALRAERRNNEQPSEHNVLSTILKQLKRRFLLLCYMWSAVSFAFNQVNLNDIFPVKKATAAAGILGMLPMYAVAYFFMLRYGAKRSCMVAMLLFSILAVALTAVYGGEQSLLSSVLVVLLRMLANLLVVLAFVVTVRHYPVKVRCTGICVGFALGRLTGSLGEVVFRLAPKHRRDIMIAVVAIVMALASMATEYLPSRAPASSWRPHQYRLAPEEESGRRRRVEAPPSSLVGSTAQAPRKGAFFQVTPSQG, from the coding sequence ATGACATCGCAGAAGAGGGGTGCTGCGCCTTTGGCGTCGTACTCATTCGGAGAGAACGTTTCAGGCCCGAATCCTGTCCACCTTCTGCGAGGCGCGGATCGGGACGAAGAAGTGCCGTTGGGCGACGGCCGTTTCCAGAAGCAAGTGCTGATGGCCTCGATGCTCGCCGGAACTACGTTCCTGTTGCACATGGTGAGCTTTCGACTCACGACGCGCATCATGGACCACTGGTGTCGGCCGCCGGAAGCGTTCGCCAATTTGAGCGTCGAGGAGTGGCGCAACCTGGCCACGCCCATCGAAAAGGACGGTAGCCGGAGTCACTGCGCGCGTCGCGAGCCCCCCGACGGCGGCAGTAAGGCGTACATAGTGAGCTGTGAAGCCTGGGACTTCGACTACGCGCCTTACGGCAACAACATCGTAAGCGAGTGGCGCCTGGTGTGCGACCGGCGGTGGCTCATCGAGCTGGCCGTGCTGACCTACATGGTCGCTGGCGTCATCGCCCTCCCCGTAGCAGGAGTCATCGCCGACCGCATTGGCCGAAAGGCCGTCATTAACGTCTCGCTCGCTGCGCTGCTCGTGGCCGGATTCACCACCAGTCTCGCCAACTCGTACCTGCTTTTCGTGGCGCTGCGCATCGTCGTGTCTGTGACGAGCAACTCCCTTTGGCTCGCACAGTACTCGGTCCTCTACGAGGTCTCGACGCCAGCGAACAGAGATTACTATTGCTTCCTCTCCATGGCGGCAGCCTCTGTCGCCATGCCCCTCTGTGTGCTCGGCATCTCGCGGATACGACTGGCCTGGGACGCGACCCACCTCGTCCTCATGGTGCCCACGACCATGCTGGCAGCCGTGCTTTCCACGGTGCGCGACGAGTCACCTGCCTGGCTCCTAACCACGATGGACACCCGGGAAGCCGAGCGTGTCGCCCTGAAAGCCACCCGCATGAACAACGCCGACACCGATTTCTGCCGCACCTGGTTTGCCTCCGAGGCGCTCAGGGCTGAACGTCGGAACAACGAGCAGCCCTCCGAGCACAATGTCCTCTCTACGATCCTTAAGCAGCTGAAAAGGCGCTTCCTGCTGTTGTGCTACATGTGGTCTGCGGTGTCGTTCGCCTTCAACCAAGTGAATCTGAACGACATCTTCCCCGTGAAGAaggcgaccgccgcggccggtataCTGGGAATGCTGCCAATGTACGCCGTGGCATACTTTTTCATGTTGCGGTACGGCGCAAAGCGCTCTTGCATGGTGGCCATGCTTCTCTTCAGCATTCTCGCCGTGGCCCTCACTGCTGTGTACGGCGGCGAACAGTCACTGCTCAGCAGCGTTCTCGTCGTGCTTCTCCGCATGCTGGCCAATCTGCTTgtagtgcttgccttcgttgTGACCGTGCGACACTACCCGGTCAAAGTGCGCTGTACGGGCATTTGTGTGGGTTTTGCACTCGGCAGACTGACCGGTTCTTTGGGCGAAGTCGTGTTCCGGCTGGCTCCCAAACACCGCCGAGATATCATGATCGCCGTCGTTGCTATCGTAATGGCGCTGGCCTCCATGGCAACGGAGTACCTGCCGTCGAGAGCCCCCGCGTCGTCTTGGCGCCCGCATCAATATCGACTCGCTCCAGAAGAAGAGTCAGGTCGCAGGCGACGAGTTGAGGCACCCCCTTCAAGCCTCGTTGGCTCGACTGCCCAGGCGCCCCGTAAGGGCGCGTTCTTCCAAGTGACGCCGTCCCAGGGATGA
- the LOC126540988 gene encoding solute carrier family 22 member 7-like, producing MTSQKRGAAPPASYSFGENVWGPNPIHLLRGADRDEEVPLGDGRFQKQVLLASMLAGTTFLLHLVSFRLTTRILDHWCRHPEAFTNLSIQEWRNLATPIEKDGCRSHCARREPPDGGSKAYIVSCEAWNFDFAPYGNNIVSEWRLVCDRRWLIELAVLTYMVAGVIALPTAGVTADRIGRKAVINVSLAALLVAGFTTSLANSYLLFVALRIVVSVTSNSLWLVQYSVLYEVSTPANRDYYCFLSMAAASVAMPLCVLGISRIRLAWDATHLVLMVPTTMLAAVLSTVRDESPAWLLTTMDTREAERVALKATRMNNADTDFCRTWFASEALRAERRNSEQPSERNVLSTILKQLKRRFLLLCYMWSALSFAFNQVNLNDIFSVKKATAAAGILGMLAMYAVAYFFILRYGAKRSCMVAMLLFSLLAVALTAVYGGEQSLLSSVLVVLLRMLANLFVVLAFVVTVRHYPVKVRCTGICVGFALGRLTGSLGEVVFRLAPKHRRDIMIAVVAIVMALASMATEYLPSRVPSVVLAPASISTRSRGSSQVAGDELRHPLQALFARLPRRPVKARSSKGRRPRDERLPEQFLLRASNISQSSSNTQH from the coding sequence ATGACATCGCAGAAGAGAGGCGCTGCGCCTCCGGCGTCGTACTCATTCGGGGAGAACGTTTGGGGCCCGAATCCCATCCACCTTCTGCGAGGCGCGGATCGGGACGAAGAAGTGCCGTTGGGCGACGGCCGTTTCCAGAAGCAAGTGCTGCTGGCCTCGATGCTCGCCGGAACTACGTTCCTGTTGCACCTGGTGAGCTTTCGACTCACGACGCGCATCCTGGACCACTGGTGTCGGCACCCGGAAGCGTTCACCAATTTGAGCATCCAGGAGTGGCGCAACCTGGCCACGCCCATCGAAAAGGACGGTTGCCGTAGTCACTGCGCGCGTCGCGAGCCCCCCGACGGCGGCAGTAAGGCGTATATAGTGAGCTGTGAAGCCTGGAACTTCGACTTCGCGCCTTACGGCAACAACATCGTAAGCGAGTGGCGCCTGGTGTGCGACCGGCGGTGGCTCATCGAGCTGGCCGTGCTGACCTACATGGTCGCTGGCGTCATCGCCCTCCCAACAGCAGGAGTCACCGCCGACCGCATTGGCCGAAAGGCCGTCATTAACGTGTCGCTCGCTGCGCTGCTCGTGGCCGGATTCACCACCAGTCTCGCCAACTCGTACCTGCTTTTCGTGGCGCTGCGCATCGTCGTGTCTGTGACGAGCAACTCCCTTTGGCTCGTCCAGTATTCGGTCCTCTACGAGGTCTCGACGCCAGCGAACAGAGATTACTATTGCTTCCTCTCCATGGCGGCAGCCTCTGTCGCCATGCCCCTCTGTGTGCTCGGCATCTCGCGGATACGACTGGCCTGGGACGCGACCCACCTCGTCCTCATGGTGCCCACGACCATGCTGGCAGCCGTGCTTTCCACGGTGCGCGACGAGTCACCTGCCTGGCTCCTAACCACGATGGACACCCGGGAAGCCGAGCGTGTCGCCCTGAAAGCCACCCGCATGAACAACGCCGACACCGATTTCTGCCGCACCTGGTTTGCCTCCGAGGCGCTCAGGGCTGAGCGTCGGAACAGCGAGCAGCCCTCCGAGCGCAATGTCCTCTCTACGATCCTTAAGCAGCTGAAAAGGCGCTTCCTGCTGTTGTGCTACATGTGGTCTGCGCTATCGTTCGCCTTCAACCAAGTGAATCTGAACGACATCTTCTCCGTCAAGAaggcgaccgccgcggccggtataCTGGGAATGCTGGCAATGTACGCCGTGGCATACTTTTTCATCTTGCGGTACGGTGCAAAGCGCTCTTGCATGGTGGCCATGCTTCTCTTCAGCCTTCTCGCCGTCGCCCTCACTGCTGTGTACGGCGGCGAACAGTCACTGCTCAGCAGCGTGCTCGTCGTGCTTCTCCGCATGCTGGCCAATCTGTTTGTAGTGCTCGCCTTCGTTGTGACCGTGCGACACTACCCGGTCAAAGTGCGCTGTACGGGCATTTGTGTGGGTTTCGCACTCGGCAGACTGACCGGTTCTCTGGGCGAAGTCGTGTTCCGGCTGGCTCCCAAACATCGCCGAGATATCATGATCGCCGTCGTTGCTATCGTAATGGCGCTGGCCTCCATGGCAACCGAGTACCTGCCGTCGAGAGTCCCCAGCGTCGTCTTGGCGCCCGCATCAATATCGACTCGCTCCAGAGGAAGCAGTCAGGTCGCAGGCGACGAGTTGAGGCACCCGCTTCAAGCCTTGTTCGCTCGACTGCCCAGGCGCCCCGTAAAGGCGCGTTCTTCCAAGGGACGCCGTCCCAGGGATGAGAGGTTGCCCGAGCAATTTTTGCTGAGGGCTTCGAACATCTCTCAGTCATCATCTAATACGCAGCACTGA